One Takifugu rubripes unplaced genomic scaffold, fTakRub1.2, whole genome shotgun sequence DNA segment encodes these proteins:
- the LOC115246496 gene encoding thyrotroph embryonic factor-like translates to MSVKAAVTGALQPNENAAAPASEKSFVLKKIMDIPPPNILEEGDDEIEKEKLSSSEDVEGGGAAAPSTGGGSGTGGVSASLTPAIWEKTIPYDGENFHLEYMDLDEFLLENGIPVTLEEEEQLQKSTAGKGKSVPKVTASAAASAITTTAAATTTTTPPSAAASVSASASTSSESADSAESSDPEGLVIVTTLQPAKLEDDEDEDEEGQEEDSLLEVSKEEVEVKEKQTGKKGSFDVRNSEERNTPSPIDPEAIEVDINFQPDPTDLVLSSVPGGELFNPRKHKFSEDELKPQPMIKKAKKVFVPDDQKDDKYWSRRKKNNVAAKRSRDARRLKENQITVRASFLERENAALRQQVAELRKDCGRCKNILARYEAKYGPL, encoded by the exons ATGTCTGTTAAAGCCGCGGTGACAGGAGCACTTCAGCCCAACGAAAACGCTGCTGCCCCTGCCTCGGAAAAGTCCTTTGTTTTGAAGAAAATAATGGACATTCCGCCTCCCAACATTCTGGAGGAGGGTGACGACG AAATAGAGAAAGAGAAGTTGAGCTCGTCTGAAGATgtggaagggggcggggctgctgCACCCAGTACGGGTGGAGGCAGCGGTACTGGTGGAGTATCAGCCTCCTTAACCCCAGCAATTTGGGAGAAGACCATCCCCTATGATGGCGAGAACTTCCACTTGGAGTACATGGACCTGGATGAGTTCCTCCTGGAGAATGGCATCCCTGTtaccctggaggaggaggaacagctgcagaaatCTACAGCTGGCAAAGGAAAGTCCGTTCCCAAGGTTACTGCTTCAGCGGCCGCAAGTGCGATTACTACGACCGCCGCCGCCACTACTACGACCACTcccccttctgctgcagcctccgtctccgcctccgcCTCAACATCCTCTGAGTCCGCTGATTCTGCGGAGAGCTCCGATCCAGAGGGGTTGGTGATAGTTACGACTCTACAGCCGGCTAAACTGGAAGACGacgaagatgaggatgaggagggacaAGAGGAAGACTCATTGTTAGAGGTGTCAAAGGAAGAAGTGGAAGTCAAAGAGAAGCAAACGGGTAAGAAAGGCTCATTTGACGT TCGTAACTCTGAAGAACGCAACACTCCGTCCCCCATTGATCCAGAAGCCATTGAGGTGGACATCAATTTCCAGCCAGATCCCACAGACCTTGTTTTGTCCAGTGTCCCTGGGGGGGAGCTGTTCAACCCACGCAAGCACAAGTTTTCTGAGGACGAGCTGAAACCGCAGCCAATGATCAAGAAGGCCAAGAAAGTCTTTGTCCCAGATGACCAGAAG GATGACAAATACTGGTCCAGGAGAAAGAAGAACAACGTGGCGGCCAAACGTTCTCGCGACGCACGAAGGCTGAAGGAGAACCAGATCACAGTGCGCGCCTCCTTCCTGGAACGGGAAAACGCTGCGCTGCGGCAGCAGGTGGCCGAGCTGCGGAAGGACTGCGGCCGCTGCAAGAACATCTTGGCCCGGTATGAGGCGAAATACGGCCCACTGTAA
- the LOC115248470 gene encoding DNA-directed RNA polymerase III subunit RPC8-like: protein MFVLVEMVDTVRIPPWDFQRPLNEAIAEELNKKLANKVVYNVGLCICLYDVTKLEDSYIFPGDGASHTKVHFRYVVFHPFLEEILTGKIKYCSQEGVHVTMGFFDDILIPPESLQQPAKFDEAEQVWVWEYETDEGAHDLYMDQGEEIRFRVTDEVFVDTSPTGPSAAEKEAPAQPGQATTSAPKEENKEKKEAPYTLIGTICEPGLGLLSWWNN, encoded by the exons atgtttgtgttggtggagATGGTCGATACCGTCCGGATCCCTCCGTGGGACTTCCAGAGACCGCTCAATGAAGCCATAGCCGAGGAACTGAACAAGAAACTGGCCAACAAG GTCGTCTACAACGTGGGCTTGTGCATCTGCTTGTATGACGTCACAAAACTGGAGGATTCCTACATATTCCCAGGAGACGGTGCTTCTCACACCAAAG TGCATTTCCGGTATGTTGTTTTTCACCCTTTTCTTGAGGAGATCCTGACTGGCAAGATCAAGTACTGCAGCCAAGAGGGAGTTCATG TGACGATGGGTTTCTTTGATGACATTCTCATTCCACCAGAGTCACTTCAGCAGCCTGCAAAATT CGATGAAGCAGAGCAAGTTTGGGTTTGGGAGTATGAGACAGACGAAGGAGCGCACGACTTGTACATGGACCAAGGGGAGGAGATACGCTTCCGAGTGACGGATGAAGTGTTTGTGGATACGTCACCCACGGGCCCGTCTGCTGCTGAGAAGGAGGCGCCAGCCCAGCCAGGACAGGCGACAACCTCCGCGCCGAAGGAGGAgaacaaggagaagaaggaggcaCCGTACACTCTGATA GGGACCATCTGTGAACCGGGCCTGGGGCTACTGTCATGGTGGAACAATTAA
- the LOC115248472 gene encoding cold shock domain-containing protein C2-like — MADPSLTSPSGTPLRSPDTSLTLSFPFLRERSRVWEDGKEQQLPRDLPSPLPTKRTRTYSATVRAHSGPVFKGVCKNFSRSQGHGFIRPSNSGEDIFVHISDIEGEYVPVEGDEVTYKVSRIPPKNLKVQAVEVKITHLNPGTKHETWSGQIISS; from the exons ATGGCGGACCCTAGCCTCACGTCGCCTTCGGGGACGCCACTGCGCTCCCCCGacacctctctcaccctctcctttcccttcctgagggagagaagccgagtgtgggaagatggaaaagagcagcagctgcccagAGATCTGCCAAGTCCATTACCAACCAAACGCACGCGCACCTACTCAGC AACGGTGCGcgctcactcaggtccagtgtTCAAGGGGGTGTGTAAGAACTTCTCGAGATCACAAGGTCACGGCTTCATCCGACCCTCCAACAGCGGCGAGGACATCTTTGTTCATATCTCAGA CATCGAGGGGGAGTATGTTCCGGTGGAGGGAGACGAGGTCACGTATAAGGTGAGCCGGATCCCGCCCAAGAACCTGAAGGTGCAGGCGGTGGAGGTGAAGATCACACATCTGAACCCAGGGACGAAACACGAGACCTGGTCCGGCCAGATCATCAGCTCGTAG
- the LOC115248473 gene encoding protein Tob2-like produces the protein MHLEVKVALNFIVSYLYNKLPRRRADLFGEELEKILVSRFVGHWYPEAPLRGSAFRCIHLGAQRDPVVELAAKRSGLDTEEVRANVPAELSVWIDPFEVSYQIGEKGAVKVLYLEDPPVMGCDGDRVEGMIREGKGDPEAEEAKGLCFNPDAQVFVPIGNQVAPALMPSLSSSPTPLSQPPALPTARPQPITFTTATFAATKFGSTKMKKCSGAVSAASTATVLPPTQRMLSRSPTTISAPEPLKHKPLSLSLHSLGGPIASQLSPNAKEFVYPGSPGSLFFDDAQPIHHQSSPFQPPLNVGTHSTFDPFSSPPPAQNVGIIGNNGGIAYMEKSPFVEGLGSYNLQYPSQSFQPVVLAN, from the exons ATGCATCTCGAGGTTAAGGTGGCCCTCAACTTTATCGTGTCCTACCTGTACAACAAACTGCCTCGACGCCGAGCCGACCTGTTTGGTGAGGAGTTGGAGAAGATTTTGGTGTCTCGGTTTGTGGGCCATTGGTACCCGGAAGCACCTCTCAGGGGTTCTGCTTTCCGCTGCATTCACCTGGGAGCACAGAGGGACCCTGTGGTGGAGCTGGCCGCCAAAAGAAGTGGACTGGACACGGAGGAAGTGCGTGCAAATGTCCCAGCAGAGCTGAGTGTGTGGATCGACCCTTTTGAGGTGTCTTACCAGATTGGCGAGAAGGGGGCAGTGAAGGTTCTGTACCTGGAGGATCCTCCAGTCATGGGCTGTGATGGTGACCGGGTCGAGGGTATGATCAGGGAAGGGAAAGGAGACCCAGAAGCCGAAGAGGCAAAGGGTCTATGCTTCAACCCAGATGCTCAGGTGTTTGTACCCATCGGAAACCAGGTAGCTCCTGCCCTCATGCCCTCACTCTCTAGCTCTCCCACGCCTCTTTCT CAGCCTCCTGCTCTTCCCACTGCCCGTCCTCAACCGATCACCTTCACGACCGCCACCTTTGCCGCCACAAAGTTTGGCTCGACCAAAATGAAGAAGTGTAGCGGGGCTGTGTCAGCAGCGAGCACTGCCACCGTCTTACCACCTACCCAGAGGATGCTCTCCCGCTCACCCACCACCATCTCGGCTCCAGAACCGCTTAAGCACAAACCTCTGTCCCTCTCCTTGCACTCCCTTGGAGGCCCCATCGCCAGTCAGCTCTCCCCCAATGCCAAAGAGTTTGTCTACCCAGGATCCCCGGGGTCGCTCTTCTTCGATGACGCCCAGCCCATACACCATCAGTCCAGCCCGTTCCAACCTCCCCTCAATGTTGGCACCCATTCAACCTTTGACCCCTTCTCCAGCCCTCCTCCGGCCCAGAACGTGGGTATTATTGGCAACAACGGCGGGATCGCCTACATGGAGAAGTCTCCATTTGTGGAGGGTTTAGGAAGCTACAACCTGCAATACCCTAGCCAGTCCTTCCAGCCTGTTGTGCTGGCTAACTGA